In Rhineura floridana isolate rRhiFlo1 chromosome 1, rRhiFlo1.hap2, whole genome shotgun sequence, the following proteins share a genomic window:
- the MTFR1 gene encoding mitochondrial fission regulator 1 isoform X2 yields the protein MIFWIKNLLRVMFEQAALTMESLLWSSKPYGPNRSLVRKIGTNLSLIQCPRVQFQLTSQSAEGSHSNHLREDGVASLADVGWVAEEGGEVSTRLRSEVCSKSQPHSRGEGCSRRDLDTQVPVPKQLQEEDDSKTAVATNNEALQKINALENELASLRAQIAKIVSFQEQQNMTAAGIHSAASMSVPAGVPTAPPPPPLPPPPPLPPPPPLQQSTSAIDLIKERKGKRINSGQTLTDNDPKKPEIPNMLDILKDMNSVKLRSVKRPDESTKRKVTDPTDPAALIAEALKKKFAYRYRIDSPSETEKQTTASETRLR from the exons ATGATCTTCTGGATTAAGAACCTACTTAGAGTAATGTTTGAACAAGCAGCATTGACTATGGAATCA TTGCTTTGGTCAAGCAAGCCTTATGGTCCCAACAGAAGTCTTGTAAGGAAAATTGGCACCAACCTCTCTCTGATACAATGTCCAAGAGTTCAGTTTCAG CTTACTTCTCAGTCTGCAGAAGGCAGTCATTCTAACCATTTGAGAGAAGATGGAGTAGCTTCCCTTGCAGATGTAGGGTGGGTTGCTGAAGAAGGTGGCGAAGTCTCTACACGGCTCAG ATCAGAAGTCTGTTCAAAATCCCAACCACACTCTAGAGGTGAAGGCTGCTCAAGAAGAGATCTAGATACTCAAGTACCTGTGCCAAAGCAGTTGCAAGAAGAAGATGACTCCAAGactgctgtggccacaaataatGAAGCTTTGCAGAAAATAAATGCATTAGAAAATGAACTTGCCAGTTTAAGAGCACAAATAGCCAAAATTGTAAGCTTCCAAGAACAGCAGAATATGACAGCag CTGGAATACATTCTGCAGCATCAATGTCTGTCCCAGCAGGAGTACCAAcagcaccacctccaccaccccttccacctccaccaccccttccacctccaccaccacttcAGCAGAGCACTTCAGCCATTGACCTTATTAAGGAGCGCAAAGGAAAAAGAATAAACTCTGGACAGACTTTGACAGATAATGATCCAAAGAAACCTGAAATACCAAATATGCTAGATATTCTCAAAGATATGAACAGTGTAAAGCTGCGATCAGTGAAAAG ACCAGATGAAAGCACCAAAAGAAAAGTAACTGACCCAACAGATCCTGCTGCCCTAATAGCTGAAGCTCTTAAAAAGAAATTTGCTTATCGATATCGAATTGACAGCCcaagtgaaactgaaaagcagaccaCAGCATCTGAAACAAGGCTG cgatag
- the MTFR1 gene encoding mitochondrial fission regulator 1 isoform X1, whose translation MIFWIKNLLRVMFEQAALTMESLLWSSKPYGPNRSLVRKIGTNLSLIQCPRVQFQLTSQSAEGSHSNHLREDGVASLADVGWVAEEGGEVSTRLRSEVCSKSQPHSRGEGCSRRDLDTQVPVPKQLQEEDDSKTAVATNNEALQKINALENELASLRAQIAKIVSFQEQQNMTAAGIHSAASMSVPAGVPTAPPPPPLPPPPPLPPPPPLQQSTSAIDLIKERKGKRINSGQTLTDNDPKKPEIPNMLDILKDMNSVKLRSVKRPDESTKRKVTDPTDPAALIAEALKKKFAYRYRIDSPSETEKQTTASETRLFGPHMLKSTGKMKTLIENS comes from the exons ATGATCTTCTGGATTAAGAACCTACTTAGAGTAATGTTTGAACAAGCAGCATTGACTATGGAATCA TTGCTTTGGTCAAGCAAGCCTTATGGTCCCAACAGAAGTCTTGTAAGGAAAATTGGCACCAACCTCTCTCTGATACAATGTCCAAGAGTTCAGTTTCAG CTTACTTCTCAGTCTGCAGAAGGCAGTCATTCTAACCATTTGAGAGAAGATGGAGTAGCTTCCCTTGCAGATGTAGGGTGGGTTGCTGAAGAAGGTGGCGAAGTCTCTACACGGCTCAG ATCAGAAGTCTGTTCAAAATCCCAACCACACTCTAGAGGTGAAGGCTGCTCAAGAAGAGATCTAGATACTCAAGTACCTGTGCCAAAGCAGTTGCAAGAAGAAGATGACTCCAAGactgctgtggccacaaataatGAAGCTTTGCAGAAAATAAATGCATTAGAAAATGAACTTGCCAGTTTAAGAGCACAAATAGCCAAAATTGTAAGCTTCCAAGAACAGCAGAATATGACAGCag CTGGAATACATTCTGCAGCATCAATGTCTGTCCCAGCAGGAGTACCAAcagcaccacctccaccaccccttccacctccaccaccccttccacctccaccaccacttcAGCAGAGCACTTCAGCCATTGACCTTATTAAGGAGCGCAAAGGAAAAAGAATAAACTCTGGACAGACTTTGACAGATAATGATCCAAAGAAACCTGAAATACCAAATATGCTAGATATTCTCAAAGATATGAACAGTGTAAAGCTGCGATCAGTGAAAAG ACCAGATGAAAGCACCAAAAGAAAAGTAACTGACCCAACAGATCCTGCTGCCCTAATAGCTGAAGCTCTTAAAAAGAAATTTGCTTATCGATATCGAATTGACAGCCcaagtgaaactgaaaagcagaccaCAGCATCTGAAACAAGGCTG